A DNA window from Drosophila virilis strain 15010-1051.87 chromosome 4, Dvir_AGI_RSII-ME, whole genome shotgun sequence contains the following coding sequences:
- the hbt gene encoding uncharacterized protein hbt: MCVCKLGLGGVFPSSLFLRMQRLWTRQALLLDAEAGELLLEVAACLASDQPMLAFCGDVVIHNDGSNGNNGSNNCNCKSYCNRRHNNNSKNSNSNLNSNAFTLDYAQFYFRPEPISGQQQQHQQQQQPQQQLAQLQTQQTQQQLQLQRQQQQQVQQQLLAQQQQQLQIQQLQQQLLLQRLERELQQQQQQQQLAQQQQQILYHQRQQYERLSTPGRHRWLTSSNHYGYTPLQQHQHQYHQHSHHQQQQQQQQYSYYFSRGSSSSSGLGLGLGVGLGFGLGSSNLASWYHLPSTSAHIYIGSSSTGGAPYPYRLGYSGGGYPAAALINFDASPTPLLASAGSSPGYLPPLPEPVLPPPPPAPSVATDYYFSSSSSSRPPAIVAAEPFQDYASAAVAAAEEELQAGGYRYKATPRRRYDAYDNYGYLPGLASTTEDEDDLLEECLPTALLSTDCESLEDVRFLQYNSNHHPEYDDDDDEEAQLAHILDLDLPDFLRPYSSSNSGGGGSRHSHKTPPQNEYQTEHGGSAGAGATGGGGTGAGGGGGGGSRSEGSANQSHRETEQQRYHHYQQQQQQQQQQHQHHQHQHHQHQHQHQHQHQQQQQQQQSQQQQAYQSYQYPSHDSCEGFNQFANASSCLGNQRMMVSKLWNSCFPEFTPDHVHRHNFYLCQWQRNTQVRIVYLFYRWITAITCLAALVCSLLDIGRTEEHFEHHYAKWWIYLTHWGLLFCTVQAWLAAWIVTQGMMVEREDFEVVRQAKKSRLHHLYWVLYTCATVYAFIVTMCYWLLVHNPDIHKIDALNIMVHVLNSIIMLIDLAIVGHPIKMSHAYFTTGIGLAYAIFTGIYFLAGGTDRKNQTAIYPMMDWTKPGKAIIVTACAIIFTFFVHFCCYLLYRGRVWLFTKLCIRGRHNRDGEMGEGLNDDSGSRMGGGGGFVGGAATVVGGGGSSQDYAHQQQYPIAHTEQPRAISQQPPSSYQVPPQYSGYLQQPVVAGVNVGVVSADGVYQPIGTDTGRTSGGGASGGGAGGSGADGASKHKSSGSGSGSGSGSALTRTVAHLDAAQREQFLNPNKIVEYKM, encoded by the exons ATGTGCGTTTGCAAACTAGGCCTTGGAGGAGTCTTTCCATCTTCCCTGTTTCTGAGGATGCAACGGCTGTGGACTCGGCAAGCTCTTCTTCTAGATGCTGAAGCAGGTGAATTACTCCTCGAGGTAGCTGCCTGCTTAGCGTCCGATCAGCCAATGTTAGCGTTTTGTGGCGATGTCGTCATCCACAACGATggcagcaatggcaacaatgGCAG caacaactgcaattgtAAGAGTTACTGCAACCgcaggcacaacaacaacagcaagaacagcaacagcaact TAAACAGCAACGCCTTCACATTGGATTACGCGCAGTTTTACTTTAGACCAGAGCCAATTAgtggccaacagcaacaacaccaacagcaacagcaaccacagcagcagctagcgCAACTACAGACGCAGCAGacgcaacaacagctgcagctgcagcgacagcaacagcagcaagtgcagcagcaattgctcgcccaacagcaacagcagctgcaaatccaacaactgcaacaacaactgctgctgcaacgGCTCGAGCGtgagttgcagcagcaacagcagcaacagcagctagcccaacagcagcagcaaatcctCTACCATCAGCGACAACAGTACGAGCGTCTGAGCACACCTGGACGACATCGCTGGCTAACGAGCAGCAATCACTACGGTTACACGCCCTTGCAGCAACACCAGCACCAATATCACCAACATTCTCatcaccaacagcagcagcagcagcaacagtataGCTATTACTTCAgtcgcggcagcagcagctccagcggGCTGGGTCTCGGCTTGGGTGTGGGCTTGGGTTTCGGACTGGGCAGCAGCAATCTTGCCAGCTGGTACCATCTGCCGTCCACCTCGGCGCACATTTacattggcagcagcagcaccggcGGCGCTCCGTATCCCTATCGTCTAGGCTACAGTGGTGGCGGCTATCCTGCTGCAGCGCTGATTAACTTCGACGCGTCGCCCACACCGCTATTAGCATCAGCGGGCAGCTCACCCGGCTATCTGCCGCCTCTGCCGGAACCGGTGCTGCCACCACCGCCACCAGCGCCGAGCGTAGCCACCGATTATtacttcagcagcagcagcagcagccgaccGCCCGCAATAGTCGCAGCCGAGCCGTTTCAGGATTACGCATCGGCAGCGGTAGCAGCGGCGGAAGAGGAGCTGCAAGCTGGCGGCTATCGCTACAAGGCCACGCCACGCCGGCGCTACGACGCCTACGACAACTACGGCTATCTGCCGGGCCTTGCCAGCACAaccgaggacgaggacgatcTACTTGAGGAGTGCCTGCCGACGGCTTTGCTATCCACGGACTGTGAGAGTCTCGAGGACGTGCGTTTCCTGCAATACAATAGCAATCACCATCCGGAgtacgacgacgacgacgacgaagaGGCACAGCTGGCGCACATACTCGATCTTGATCTGCCCGATTTTCTGCGCCcttacagcagcagcaacagcggcggcggcggaagCAGACACAGCCACAAAACGCCGCCTCAAAACGAATATCAAACGGAGCACGGCGGCTCAGCCGGAGCAGGAGCAACCGGAGGAGGAGGGACTGGAGCaggaggcggaggcggcggGGGCAGCAGGAGCGAAGGAAGTGCCAATCAATCGCATCGTGAAACGGAACAACAACGCTATCACCactaccagcagcagcagcaacagcagcagcagcagcaccaacatcatcagcaccaacatcatcagcaccagcatcaacatcagcaccaacaccagcagcagcaacagcagcagcaatcgcagcagcaacaggcctACCAGTCCTACCAATACCCCTCGCACGACAGCTGTGAGGGCTTCAATCAGTTCGCCAACGCCAGCAGCTGCCTGGGCAATCAGAGAATGATGGTTAGCAAGTTGTGGAACAGCTGCTTTCCGGAATTTACGCCGGATCACGTTCATCGGCATAACTTCTATCTGTGCCAG TGGCAGCGCAACACTCAGGTGCGTATTGTGTACCTGTTTTATCGTTGGATAACGGCGATAACATGTTTGGCGGCATTGGTCTGCTCGCTGCTGGACATTGGGCGCACGGAGGAGCACTTCGAGCACCACTATGCAAAATGGTGGATCTACCTGACCCACTGGGGACTGCTGTTTTGCACTGTGCAGGCATGGCTGGCCGCTTGGATAGTCACCCAGGGCATGATGGTGGAGCGTGAGGACTTTGAGGTTGTGCGCCAAGCGAAGAAGAGTCGCCTGCATCACCTCTACTGGGTGCTCTATACCTGTGCAACAGTGTACGCCTTTATTGTCACCATGTGCTACTGGCTGCTGGTCCACAATCCCG ACATCCACAAAATTGACGCCTTGAACATCATGGTGCATGTTCTGAACTCCATCATAATGCTCATCGATCTGGCCATTGTGGGGCATCCGATTAAGATGAGCCACGCCTACTTTACCACAGGCATTGGGCTGGCATATGCCATTTTTACGGGCATTTACTTCTTGGCCGGCGGCACAGACAG GAAAAACCAAACTGCCATTTATCCGATGATGGACTGGACAAAGCCGGGCAAGGCCATCATTGTGACGGCGTGTGCCATCATTTTCACGTTCTTCGTGCACTTCTGCTGTTATCTGCTGTACCGTGGACGCGTCTGGCTTTTTACCAAGCTATGCATACGTGGACGCCACAATCGCGATGGCGAAATGGGAGAGGGGCTAAATGATGACTCCGGCTCGCGCATGGGTGGAGGCGGTGGTTTTGTTGGTGGTGCAGCTACTGTagttggcggcggcggcagcagccagGACTATGCACATCAGCAGCAGTATCCCATTGCGCATACGGAGCAGCCGCGTGCCATCTCACAGCAGCCGCCATCCAGCTACCAGGTGCCTCCACAATACTCGGGCTATTTACAGCAGCCGGTTGTGGCCGGCGTCAATGTGGGCGTGGTCAGCGCAGATGGAGTCTATCAGCCAATTGGCACAGACACGGGACGCACGAGCGGAGGTGGAGCCAGTGGAGGCGGTGCCGGTGGCAGTGGAGCCGATGGCGCTAGCAAGCACAAGAGTTCTGGTTCTGGCTCCGGTTCCGGCTCGGGCTCGGCACTAACACGTACTGTGGCCCATTTGGATGCTGCACAGCGGGAGCAGTTCCTCAATCCCAACAAGATCGTCGAGTATAAAATGTAA
- the LOC26531820 gene encoding uncharacterized protein, with amino-acid sequence MSEPPRGLPQTVRGYYLQVYGTTLVFIVFSVMMVHFIGQIRADPSERNNIPAAIFFVLAFISFCIYVNVMWLRRHFPYNWVACSAIALMLTLGNGFILIEQDEEDLLVVLEIISLMVVFLLLGSWLPSRFSALLYIGFVWLIVAVLTISILLIVWACSEDENDLPPYVVHGVLWICMCPLLMFQGQVINGLLWNLKPIFDIPICSVLLLINYLACYAYVDATQDIIFALQIASSSNKRVLSRGFANM; translated from the coding sequence atgAGCGAACCGCCACGTGGACTCCCGCAGACCGTGCGCGGTTATTATCTGCAGGTATATGGAACAACTCTCGTCTTCATAGTATTCTCCGTGATGATGGTGCACTTCATTGGCCAGATACGTGCTGATCCGTCCGAACGGAACAATATTCCTGCCGCGATATTTTTTGTGCTCGCCTTCATCTCATTCTGCATCTATGTGAACGTCATGTGGCTGCGTCGCCACTTTCCATACAATTGGGTTGCCTGCAGTGCCATTGCCCTGATGCTCACCCTGGGCAATGGATTTATACTGATCGAACAGGACGAGGAGGATCTGCTTGTGGTGCTGGAAATCATAAGCCTGATGGTGGTCTTTCTGCTGTTGGGTTCTTGGCTGCCATCGCGTTTTTCCGCGCTTCTATATATAGGATTTGTTTGGCTAATTGTGGCGGTGCTGACGATCTCGATCCTACTAATTGTATGGGCATGCAGTGAAGATGAGAATGATCTTCCGCCTTACGTTGTCCATGGCGTTTTGTGGATTTGCATGTGTCCATTGCTGATGTTTCAGGGCCAAGTGATCAACGGCCTTCTCTGGAACTTGAAGCCCATTTTCGACATTCCCATTTGCTCGGTCCTGTTGCTGATCAATTATTTGGCCTGCTATGCATATGTTGATGCCACCCAAGACATTATATTTGCCCTACAAATAGCATCCTCTTCCAATAAGCGAGTCCTATCCCGCGGATTTGCCAATATGTAG
- the LOC6634333 gene encoding uncharacterized protein yields MSNKSASAPELYVRSEETQTEPRKHRNTNINMPAEDSAMLYDPSLNTHYLPYAESRHDRNSSRMSRLFTDRPSRLAFLSYVYVLLGIQVVLSTGQWLLSTYRWRPQLNGPERNFNMLLLFLTWVNLTLAFLGFRRLQLIYPLNWIIFLCMFESLTLLIMFLCVRELDLTWYIILIGLAVLLIYTPLGLWRPPCLTTNLWILIFLSITVFLTSTLALLTGLAMHLYLPLTFCVTLFGPWTMYNTFRLHVISRDRYSRFGYLEQAAKMYIAFGCTVGGLVVVTRIASGSIESESCRAVAFCHKRSVSITYGPGN; encoded by the coding sequence ATGTCTAACAAATCTGCGTCAGCGCCGGAGCTCTACGTACGGTCAGAGGAAACGCAAACGGAGCCAAGGAAGCACAGAAATACGAACATCAACATGCCGGCCGAGGACAGTGCTATGTTGTACGATCCCAGCTTGAACACTCATTATTTGCCATATGCCGAATCGAGGCATGATCGCAACTCCAGTCGCATGAGCAGACTATTCACCGATAGACCCTCGCGGCTGGCCTTCCTCTCCTACGTGTATGTTCTGTTGGGCATCCAGGTGGTTCTGTCCACGGGGCAGTGGCTACTCTCGACCTATCGCTGGCGGCCGCAGCTGAATGGACCGGAGCGCAACTTTAatatgctgctgttgtttctgACCTGGGTGAATCTGACATTGGCGTTTCTTGGCTTCCGCCGGCTGCAGCTCATATATCCCTTGAACTGGATCATCTTCCTGTGCATGTTCGAGAGCCTCACTCTGCTGATTATGTTTCTGTGCGTGCGTGAACTCGACCTGACCTGGTATATCATACTGATTGGCTTGGCTGTGTTGTTAATCTATACACCCCTGGGCCTCTGGAGGCCTCCCTGCTTGACCACGAACTTATggattttgatatttttaagcATCACGGTCTTCCTCACCAGCACTCTAGCCCTGCTCACTGGCCTAGCCATGCATTTGTATCTGCCGCTGACCTTTTGCGTGACGCTCTTCGGACCGTGGACCATGTACAATACGTTTCGATTGCACGTCATCTCCCGTGACAGATACTCGAGATTCGGCTACCTGGAGCAGGCGGCCAAAATGTACATAGCCTTCGGCTGCACTGTGGGCGGTTTGGTGGTAGTGACTCGCATTGCCAGCGGCTCCATTGAGAGCGAGAGCTGCAGGGCCGTGGCGTTTTGCCATAAGCGATCGGTTAGCATCACGTATGGACCAGGGAATTGA